From a region of the Teredinibacter turnerae genome:
- a CDS encoding sulfurtransferase, which yields MATTELPLLIEPQDLAAFLAENPQPDIPICIVDLSSEQSYQSGHIPGAVHLPAQALICGYPPAAGKLPGDDQLNRVFSHLGLTPDTHFIVYDDEGGGWAGRFIWTLDVIGHQKYSYVNGGILAWRGEGLVVETQENVAQPTDVNVQINEQPIAEIPYILGELGNQGFVIWDARSPEEYRGEKVLAQKGGHIPGAINCEWTSLMDPDNHFRILADAEERLGILGIRKGQSIVTHCQSHHRSGFTYLVGKILGFSIKGYHGSWSEWGNHPDTPVEEASL from the coding sequence ATGGCGACCACAGAACTTCCTTTGCTAATTGAGCCGCAAGATCTCGCGGCGTTTTTGGCCGAGAACCCCCAACCCGACATTCCAATTTGTATTGTGGATTTGAGTTCTGAACAATCCTACCAGTCGGGCCATATACCTGGCGCAGTGCATTTACCTGCCCAAGCACTGATTTGCGGCTACCCCCCGGCGGCAGGAAAGCTACCGGGCGATGATCAGCTTAACCGCGTTTTTTCCCATTTAGGGTTAACTCCGGACACGCACTTCATTGTGTACGATGATGAAGGCGGCGGCTGGGCCGGCCGTTTTATCTGGACCCTGGATGTCATTGGCCACCAGAAATACTCCTATGTAAATGGGGGTATCCTAGCTTGGCGCGGCGAAGGTCTGGTGGTCGAAACCCAGGAGAATGTGGCGCAGCCAACAGATGTCAATGTTCAGATAAACGAGCAACCCATTGCTGAAATACCCTACATCCTCGGAGAACTGGGGAATCAAGGTTTTGTGATCTGGGACGCCCGTTCACCGGAAGAATATCGCGGCGAAAAAGTTCTGGCTCAAAAAGGTGGCCATATTCCAGGGGCAATAAACTGTGAATGGACCAGTCTGATGGACCCGGACAACCACTTCCGTATTCTCGCCGATGCCGAAGAACGCCTGGGAATACTCGGCATACGCAAAGGCCAGTCGATCGTCACCCACTGTCAATCTCACCACCGGTCGGGGTTCACTTATCTGGTTGGTAAAATTTTAGGTTTTTCTATCAAGGGCTACCACGGCTCTTGGTCCGAGTGGGGCAATCATCCGGATACCCCCGTTGAAGAGGCAAGTTTGTGA
- the hemE gene encoding uroporphyrinogen decarboxylase, producing MTELKNDRFLRALLGQPVDVTPVWMMRQAGRYLPEYRATRARAGDFMGLCTNPQLACEVTLQPLQRYPLDAAILFSDILTVPDAMGLGLYFETGEGPKFRNPVRTAAQVEALPVVNAENELTYVLDAVKTIRHELNGAVPLIGFSGSPWTLMTYMVEGGSSKDFRRSKAMLYSEPEVARLLLDKLVASVTDYLNAQIRAGAQAVQIFDSWGGALAHDAYLEFSLKPMQQIVNGLIREHEGRQVPVILFTKGGGQWLEAMAETGVAALGLDWTTDIGNARERVGDKVALQGNMDPSVLYASTSAIRDEVGRILASYGQGGGHVFNLGHGITPEVDPVHAGAFINAVHELSAGYHQ from the coding sequence ATGACTGAATTGAAAAACGACCGTTTTTTGCGTGCCCTGCTGGGACAACCTGTCGACGTGACACCTGTATGGATGATGCGTCAGGCGGGGCGCTACCTCCCCGAATATCGCGCGACGCGTGCTCGGGCTGGTGATTTTATGGGGTTGTGTACCAACCCTCAGCTCGCTTGTGAGGTCACATTGCAGCCTCTGCAGCGGTATCCGCTGGACGCAGCCATTCTGTTCTCCGATATTCTCACAGTGCCAGACGCTATGGGGCTCGGTTTGTATTTCGAGACCGGCGAAGGCCCGAAATTCCGCAACCCGGTGCGCACGGCGGCTCAGGTGGAAGCACTGCCTGTAGTGAATGCCGAGAATGAACTGACCTATGTGCTCGATGCGGTAAAAACGATCCGCCATGAGCTGAATGGCGCCGTGCCGCTGATAGGCTTTTCAGGCAGCCCCTGGACCCTGATGACCTATATGGTTGAAGGCGGTTCGAGTAAAGATTTTCGCCGCTCTAAAGCGATGCTCTACAGCGAACCCGAGGTTGCCCGTCTGTTACTGGACAAGCTGGTTGCATCGGTCACAGACTACCTGAATGCGCAGATCCGGGCTGGTGCGCAGGCTGTGCAGATATTCGATTCCTGGGGTGGGGCTCTGGCTCATGACGCCTACCTTGAGTTCTCTCTCAAGCCTATGCAACAGATTGTTAACGGGTTGATACGCGAACACGAAGGTCGCCAGGTACCGGTTATCCTGTTCACTAAAGGTGGTGGACAATGGCTCGAGGCAATGGCAGAGACGGGCGTGGCGGCCTTGGGCCTGGACTGGACCACGGATATTGGCAATGCTCGCGAGCGTGTAGGTGACAAGGTCGCGTTGCAGGGAAACATGGACCCCAGCGTGTTATATGCCTCAACCTCTGCAATTCGGGATGAAGTCGGCCGTATTCTGGCATCCTATGGCCAGGGTGGTGGCCATGTGTTCAACTTGGGTCATGGAATTACACCCGAGGTCGATCCCGTGCATGCAGGCGCGTTCATTAACGCCGTTCACGAATTGTCCGCCGGCTACCATCAGTAA
- a CDS encoding FAD-dependent oxidoreductase produces the protein MAERLNNNFQFLDVGRQDPQKKEIGTRKKDFVEIYQPFTEPQVQGQAHRCLSCGNPYCEWKCPVHNYIPNWLKLISEGNVIEAVELCHQTNSLPEVCGRVCPQDRLCEGACTLNDGFGAVTIGNTEKYITDTAFALGWKPDMSKVVWTNKKVAVIGAGPAGLGCADVLVRNGVRPTVFDIHPEIGGLLTFGIPEFKLEKGVMQRRREIFTEMGVEFRLGVEVGKDISIEEILESYDAVFMGMGTYNYMKGGFPGEELPGVHDALPFLISNVNRNLGFEKDPADFISVKGQKVVVLGGGDTAMDCNRTSIRQGADSVTCAYRRDQENMPGSRREVANAREEGVQFLFNRQPIAIVGEDRVEGVKVVTTQLGEPDENGRRRPEPIAGSEEVIPADTVLIAFGFRPSPAPWFEEQGVTVNSWGGVVAEEHQEFKFQTSNPKIFAGGDMVRGSDLVVTAIWEGRQAAEGILDFLDV, from the coding sequence ATGGCTGAAAGACTCAACAATAATTTCCAGTTTCTCGACGTGGGCCGTCAGGACCCGCAGAAGAAAGAAATCGGCACCCGCAAGAAAGACTTTGTGGAAATTTATCAGCCCTTCACCGAACCTCAGGTGCAAGGGCAGGCACATCGGTGTTTGTCTTGCGGTAACCCCTATTGCGAGTGGAAATGCCCGGTGCATAACTACATTCCCAATTGGCTGAAGCTGATTTCTGAAGGCAACGTTATTGAGGCGGTTGAGTTGTGCCATCAAACCAATTCGCTGCCGGAAGTGTGCGGACGCGTATGCCCGCAGGACCGCTTGTGTGAAGGTGCCTGTACCCTGAACGACGGGTTTGGCGCAGTCACCATTGGCAACACCGAGAAATACATTACAGACACCGCTTTCGCCCTGGGCTGGAAGCCGGATATGTCCAAAGTGGTGTGGACGAATAAGAAAGTTGCGGTAATCGGTGCTGGCCCGGCAGGACTTGGCTGTGCTGATGTGCTGGTCCGCAATGGTGTTAGGCCGACCGTGTTCGATATTCATCCAGAAATTGGTGGCTTGCTCACCTTCGGTATTCCTGAATTTAAGCTGGAAAAAGGCGTGATGCAGCGACGTCGCGAAATCTTCACCGAAATGGGCGTGGAATTTCGTCTTGGTGTTGAGGTGGGCAAAGATATTTCCATTGAGGAAATTCTGGAGTCCTACGACGCGGTGTTTATGGGGATGGGCACCTACAATTATATGAAGGGCGGTTTCCCTGGTGAAGAACTACCGGGCGTGCACGATGCGTTGCCGTTCCTGATCTCCAATGTAAATCGTAACCTCGGCTTCGAGAAAGACCCGGCTGATTTTATTAGCGTAAAAGGTCAGAAGGTCGTGGTTCTGGGCGGTGGCGACACGGCGATGGACTGTAATCGAACCTCCATTCGTCAGGGCGCGGACAGCGTAACTTGTGCTTATCGTCGCGATCAAGAAAACATGCCTGGGTCGCGACGCGAAGTTGCCAATGCCCGCGAAGAGGGTGTGCAGTTCCTGTTTAATCGTCAGCCCATTGCAATTGTGGGCGAAGACCGCGTTGAAGGCGTGAAAGTGGTAACGACACAGCTGGGTGAGCCGGATGAGAATGGTCGTCGTCGGCCGGAGCCAATCGCCGGTAGCGAAGAGGTTATCCCTGCTGATACCGTGTTGATTGCCTTTGGTTTCCGCCCCAGCCCTGCGCCGTGGTTCGAAGAGCAAGGTGTCACCGTTAATAGTTGGGGTGGTGTAGTTGCTGAGGAGCATCAGGAATTCAAATTCCAGACATCTAACCCGAAAATTTTTGCCGGTGGTGATATGGTGCGCGGATCAGATCTTGTGGTAACGGCAATTTGGGAAGGCCGCCAGGCGGCAGAAGGTATTCTCGACTTCCTGGATGTGTAA
- a CDS encoding cellulase family glycosylhydrolase, giving the protein MPKTYIKPLMSAGRNLAIAALCLAPFAHADCEYRVDSAWNSGFTATITVTNDTGSSVNNWLVSWEYSGNNLVTNGWNANFSGSNPYSASSLNWNGNLSPGASASFGFQGQGTPPEIVTVMGDLCGGGSSSSSSSSSSSSSSSSSSSSSSSSSSSSSSSSSSSSNSSSSNSSTSSSSSSSSSSSSSSSSTSSSSSSSSSSSSSSSSSSSSSSGLPVAGDWLHVEGNTIVDNSGRAVWLTGANWFGFNASERVFHGLWSAHHETFMQAIADRGINIIRVPISTELLYEWKNGIFKPVNVNTYANPELEGLNSLQIFDRTLQLADQMGLKIMLDVHSAKADNSGHVAPLWYDGDITEEIFYETWEWVAARYKNNDTLIAYDLENEPHGKAHAEAAAARWDNSNHPNNWKRVAEEAANRILAINPNVLILVEGVEVYPRDSVNWESDDSHDYHFTWWGGNLRGVKDYPLNVAGNQIVFSPHDYGPSVWDQDWFYDGFDRNTLLSDVWYDNWFYLHDQNIAPLLIGEWGGFMDGGRNEHWMTELRDFMVEHKVHHTFWCINPNSGDTGGLIGYDWATWDEAKYSLFEKSLWKLGSQYVGLDQDTPLGSNGLSVNQYYQNGGVEPRGN; this is encoded by the coding sequence ATGCCTAAGACGTATATAAAACCTTTGATGTCTGCCGGGCGCAATCTGGCTATTGCCGCTCTGTGCCTTGCCCCATTTGCCCACGCAGATTGTGAATATCGTGTCGACAGTGCCTGGAACAGTGGCTTCACCGCCACAATCACGGTAACCAACGACACTGGAAGCAGCGTTAACAACTGGCTGGTGAGCTGGGAGTATAGCGGCAATAACCTTGTAACCAATGGTTGGAATGCTAACTTCTCTGGCTCCAATCCTTATAGCGCCAGCAGCTTGAACTGGAATGGGAATCTCAGTCCCGGTGCCAGCGCATCATTCGGCTTTCAGGGTCAAGGTACTCCCCCTGAAATTGTTACTGTGATGGGCGATCTGTGCGGCGGCGGGTCGTCCAGTTCTTCATCCAGTAGCAGTTCCTCCAGCAGTTCTTCCTCAAGTAGCTCCTCAAGTAGTTCTTCGAGTAGCAGCTCATCCTCGAGCAGCTCGTCATCCAGCAATAGTTCATCGTCGAACAGCTCCACGTCCTCGAGTTCCAGTTCATCCAGCAGCTCCAGCTCGTCAAGCTCTTCAACCAGTAGCAGTTCCTCTTCCAGCAGCTCCTCGAGCAGTTCGTCCAGTAGCTCCTCTAGTAGTAGCTCGGGGCTTCCCGTTGCCGGTGACTGGCTGCACGTGGAAGGCAACACCATTGTTGACAACAGCGGCCGCGCTGTGTGGCTGACTGGGGCCAACTGGTTCGGCTTTAATGCGTCTGAGCGGGTTTTCCATGGTTTGTGGAGTGCGCACCACGAAACCTTTATGCAGGCGATCGCCGATCGCGGCATTAACATCATTCGGGTGCCTATTTCCACCGAGTTGCTGTACGAGTGGAAAAACGGCATCTTCAAGCCCGTTAATGTCAACACTTATGCAAACCCGGAACTGGAAGGGCTTAATTCTCTGCAGATTTTTGATCGTACCCTGCAGCTGGCCGATCAGATGGGTTTGAAAATTATGCTCGATGTACACAGCGCAAAAGCGGACAACAGTGGTCACGTGGCACCTCTGTGGTACGACGGTGATATCACCGAAGAGATATTCTACGAAACCTGGGAGTGGGTGGCTGCACGTTATAAAAATAACGATACGCTTATCGCCTACGATCTTGAAAACGAGCCTCACGGTAAAGCGCACGCAGAGGCAGCAGCGGCCCGGTGGGATAATTCAAATCATCCGAACAACTGGAAGCGCGTTGCAGAAGAAGCCGCGAACCGGATTTTGGCGATTAACCCGAACGTGTTGATTCTGGTTGAAGGTGTGGAAGTGTACCCACGAGACAGCGTGAACTGGGAATCTGATGATTCACACGATTACCATTTCACCTGGTGGGGGGGTAACTTGCGTGGCGTAAAAGACTATCCATTAAACGTTGCGGGTAATCAGATTGTGTTCTCTCCACATGACTACGGCCCCTCTGTGTGGGATCAGGATTGGTTCTACGATGGGTTTGATCGCAACACATTGTTGTCAGATGTGTGGTACGACAACTGGTTCTATCTGCACGACCAAAATATTGCCCCCTTGTTGATTGGTGAGTGGGGTGGCTTTATGGACGGTGGGCGCAACGAGCACTGGATGACGGAGCTGCGCGACTTTATGGTTGAGCACAAGGTGCACCATACCTTCTGGTGTATTAACCCTAACTCTGGTGACACGGGCGGCTTGATCGGTTACGACTGGGCTACCTGGGATGAAGCCAAATACAGCCTGTTCGAGAAATCACTTTGGAAGCTGGGCAGCCAGTACGTTGGGCTGGATCAGGATACCCCGCTGGGTAGCAATGGCCTTTCTGTTAATCAGTATTATCAGAACGGTGGTGTGGAGCCGCGCGGTAACTAG
- the orn gene encoding oligoribonuclease yields MGSSENNLIWIDLEMTGLVPERDFIIEIATIVTDEHLNILAEGPVMAIHQPDAVLGLMDEWCTNQHGKSGLTQRVRESDVTTASAEMATLAFLSDWVPAGKSPMCGNSIGQDRRFLQRYMPKLADYFHYRNLDVSTLKELVSRWRPELKDGFTKQGTHLALDDIRESIAEMSYYRDHFIRMG; encoded by the coding sequence ATGGGTAGCAGCGAAAACAACCTGATCTGGATCGACCTGGAAATGACCGGCCTGGTTCCCGAGCGGGATTTTATAATTGAGATAGCCACAATTGTCACTGACGAGCATCTGAATATTCTGGCGGAAGGGCCGGTGATGGCGATTCACCAGCCGGATGCAGTCCTCGGCCTGATGGACGAGTGGTGTACCAATCAACACGGAAAATCCGGGCTCACGCAGCGTGTGCGCGAGAGCGACGTGACAACGGCAAGCGCCGAAATGGCGACGCTGGCTTTTCTGAGCGACTGGGTGCCCGCCGGTAAATCCCCCATGTGTGGCAATTCAATCGGTCAGGACCGGCGTTTTCTGCAACGCTATATGCCAAAACTGGCGGACTACTTTCACTATCGCAACCTGGACGTGAGTACCTTGAAAGAGCTGGTAAGCCGTTGGCGACCCGAATTGAAGGATGGCTTCACAAAGCAGGGCACACATCTGGCACTCGACGATATCCGCGAATCTATAGCGGAAATGAGCTATTACCGAGATCACTTTATACGGATGGGTTAG
- a CDS encoding HD-GYP domain-containing protein, whose translation MGIKQVKVEVNELTVGMFVSGLDRPWTQTPFPLQGFYIRDLDEIKELKVHCNFVYIDVVKGSAPVKTDLRKLTGASGMRKPQRAARQTRMVDVAPLKIRRDVYREVQPLEKEIEPARELHQQVYNAVGSVMEQVNRDNYSVPINETKRAASQMVDSVLRSPDAFTWLSRVREKDQYTYAHAVRSAVWAILFGRHIGLPKSDLDVLAFGVLLKDIGKTRLPHHLLETQKRSETEQQAYEKFIDYGVEILRKLPDVQPRVTSVVKTHCERVNGSGFPQHLRGDKIPLLGKIAGVVTFYDETINPRGQSKPVSPSKAVGKLYDQRGIEFQEELVVEFIRAIGLYPTGTLVELSTGEVGVVVEQNFERRLKPIVMVVLDAYKQPLREPQRVDLAVEERETQAKLDSGKYLASEVRRVDILQDLEPGAYDVDIASVRDQYIQGKQGKGLLGLFKRKGLKLPGFS comes from the coding sequence TTGGGTATCAAGCAAGTCAAAGTTGAAGTTAACGAGCTCACAGTTGGTATGTTTGTGTCTGGTCTTGATCGGCCATGGACGCAAACGCCGTTTCCTCTGCAAGGGTTCTATATCCGCGATCTGGACGAAATTAAAGAACTTAAAGTTCATTGCAATTTTGTTTACATCGACGTGGTTAAAGGCTCCGCGCCGGTAAAGACTGATCTGCGCAAACTGACCGGCGCAAGTGGTATGCGCAAACCGCAGCGCGCCGCCCGTCAAACGCGCATGGTTGATGTCGCTCCACTGAAAATACGCCGCGATGTGTATCGTGAAGTCCAGCCGCTGGAGAAGGAAATTGAGCCGGCCCGGGAGCTTCACCAACAGGTTTACAATGCGGTTGGCTCTGTAATGGAGCAGGTTAACCGCGATAATTACAGTGTACCCATTAATGAAACGAAGCGCGCGGCCAGCCAGATGGTGGACAGTGTGCTGCGCAGCCCCGACGCTTTCACCTGGCTCAGCCGGGTGCGGGAAAAGGACCAGTACACATACGCCCACGCCGTCCGCTCGGCGGTTTGGGCGATTCTCTTCGGGCGGCATATTGGCTTACCCAAGTCTGATCTGGATGTGTTGGCGTTCGGGGTTTTGTTAAAAGACATAGGTAAAACCCGCTTGCCACACCACCTGTTGGAAACCCAGAAGCGATCGGAGACGGAGCAGCAGGCCTACGAGAAATTTATCGATTACGGCGTAGAGATTTTACGTAAATTGCCAGACGTGCAACCGCGCGTTACCTCGGTGGTAAAAACCCATTGTGAGCGAGTGAATGGCAGTGGGTTTCCGCAGCACCTGCGCGGCGACAAAATTCCGTTGCTCGGTAAAATCGCAGGTGTGGTTACTTTTTACGACGAGACGATCAATCCGCGTGGGCAATCCAAGCCGGTGTCGCCATCTAAAGCCGTTGGTAAACTCTATGATCAACGCGGCATTGAGTTCCAGGAAGAGTTGGTGGTGGAGTTTATTCGCGCAATCGGCCTTTACCCCACAGGCACTCTGGTTGAACTCTCGACTGGTGAAGTAGGTGTTGTGGTGGAGCAGAACTTCGAGCGCCGTCTTAAGCCAATCGTGATGGTTGTTTTGGACGCATACAAACAACCATTGCGCGAGCCTCAGCGCGTGGACCTTGCCGTTGAGGAACGAGAAACACAGGCGAAGCTGGATTCGGGCAAGTACCTCGCTTCAGAAGTCCGCCGAGTGGATATTTTGCAAGATCTGGAGCCGGGTGCGTACGATGTGGATATCGCATCTGTTCGCGACCAATATATTCAAGGCAAGCAGGGTAAGGGCTTGCTGGGGCTCTTTAAACGTAAAGGCTTAAAGCTGCCCGGCTTTTCCTGA
- the asd gene encoding archaetidylserine decarboxylase (Phosphatidylserine decarboxylase is synthesized as a single chain precursor. Generation of the pyruvoyl active site from a Ser is coupled to cleavage of a Gly-Ser bond between the larger (beta) and smaller (alpha chains). It is an integral membrane protein.) yields the protein MKSTLFILLQYITPHHLLSRLVGWFANTEITWIKRLFIEKFAAQFAVNMAEAENPDLSSYASFNEFFCRPLRADARPMTLDANRLLCPADGAISQLGDIDGQTIFQAKGRSFSLKALLGGNPELAEQFHNGSFCTVYLSPKDYHRVHMPVGGTLTSMTHVPGALFSVNPTTVEGVDNLFARNERVVSVFDTPLGPVAVILVGAMIVASIETVWAGEIAPRGKQPTHFNYRPQPPVSLNQGEEMGRFKLGSTVILLLPPGVTEWETLSSGTPVRLGEPLAHLTPNHPTAS from the coding sequence GTGAAGTCTACTTTATTTATTCTGCTCCAATACATCACCCCGCACCACCTGCTTTCGCGCCTGGTGGGCTGGTTTGCGAACACCGAAATTACTTGGATAAAACGCCTGTTTATCGAAAAGTTTGCCGCACAGTTTGCGGTCAATATGGCGGAGGCGGAAAACCCTGACCTTTCAAGCTACGCCAGCTTTAACGAATTTTTTTGCCGTCCGCTACGCGCCGATGCACGCCCGATGACCCTGGACGCAAACCGCCTGCTCTGTCCGGCAGACGGCGCCATCAGCCAGCTTGGCGATATCGACGGGCAGACAATTTTCCAAGCGAAAGGCCGCAGTTTCAGCCTGAAGGCTTTGCTCGGCGGCAACCCTGAACTCGCAGAACAGTTTCACAACGGCTCGTTTTGCACTGTGTACCTTTCACCGAAGGACTATCACCGGGTGCATATGCCTGTCGGCGGCACGCTCACATCCATGACTCACGTGCCTGGTGCGTTGTTTTCGGTGAACCCAACCACGGTTGAGGGCGTGGACAATTTGTTTGCGCGAAACGAACGGGTGGTTTCTGTTTTCGACACACCGCTTGGACCGGTCGCGGTCATACTGGTCGGCGCAATGATCGTTGCGTCGATCGAAACCGTTTGGGCAGGGGAGATCGCACCCAGAGGCAAGCAGCCCACCCATTTTAACTACCGACCACAACCTCCGGTTTCATTAAATCAAGGGGAGGAGATGGGTCGCTTCAAACTTGGCTCCACCGTTATTCTCTTGCTACCACCCGGCGTGACCGAATGGGAAACACTCTCCAGCGGCACACCCGTTCGACTAGGCGAGCCCCTCGCACACCTCACCCCAAATCACCCGACAGCAAGCTAA
- a CDS encoding MFS transporter, with the protein MLAFGFLAVFVGNFGQSFFVGAFGAPIQASLGLTASGYGLIYSLATLLAGTSLMVAGSWIDRIPLARFTFFVSLGLIVACALFTVAMHPVILVMALYFLRLCGQGLLPHTGVTVMARCFDSHRGKAISVAASGVPVGEIVLPLLAALLIAQFGWQMTWLFVAGFVIVVFLPVYPLLLSRATAAGYQFNPAPSRVEKGESNDKAGAARRELLTDRRFWFALPALVAAPFVVTGIFIHQNFVMDQRAWSGDFFAMGFVLYGIVHWVSSIAAGVAVDRFSASRLLPLYNLPMFLALAAVAFLQGDYLVFVLLGLLGVSIGSSGPVGGALWAETYGTARLGTIRSMVASFGVWSTSLSPFLFGLLIDAGVTLTELAAALAAYVLLACIMASRSYRVSATALTR; encoded by the coding sequence TTGCTCGCATTCGGCTTTTTAGCCGTATTTGTGGGTAATTTTGGCCAATCATTCTTTGTCGGAGCGTTTGGCGCCCCTATTCAAGCCTCCCTCGGGTTAACCGCCTCCGGTTATGGGTTGATTTATTCACTGGCAACATTGCTTGCAGGCACCAGTTTGATGGTGGCTGGTAGCTGGATAGATCGTATTCCACTCGCTCGTTTCACCTTCTTTGTGTCGCTGGGCTTGATCGTCGCTTGCGCCCTGTTCACCGTGGCGATGCACCCGGTCATACTGGTGATGGCACTTTATTTCTTGCGACTCTGCGGCCAGGGGTTACTGCCTCACACCGGGGTTACGGTCATGGCGCGCTGCTTCGATAGTCATCGCGGTAAGGCGATCAGCGTTGCCGCTTCCGGGGTTCCGGTCGGAGAAATTGTCCTGCCGCTGTTGGCTGCGCTATTGATTGCTCAGTTCGGGTGGCAAATGACCTGGCTTTTTGTCGCCGGTTTTGTAATCGTCGTATTCTTGCCGGTGTATCCTCTACTGCTAAGCCGCGCGACGGCGGCCGGTTATCAGTTTAATCCGGCGCCAAGTCGTGTTGAGAAAGGCGAGAGCAACGATAAAGCGGGGGCAGCCCGGCGCGAGTTGTTGACGGACCGTCGCTTCTGGTTTGCTCTGCCAGCACTGGTGGCAGCACCTTTCGTTGTGACGGGTATTTTTATCCACCAGAATTTCGTTATGGACCAGCGCGCATGGAGTGGCGACTTTTTTGCGATGGGATTTGTGCTCTACGGCATCGTACACTGGGTTAGTTCGATCGCGGCGGGGGTTGCCGTGGATCGTTTTTCGGCGAGCCGTCTGTTGCCACTGTACAACCTGCCAATGTTTCTTGCGTTAGCTGCCGTTGCTTTTTTGCAAGGCGACTATTTGGTTTTCGTTTTACTCGGTCTTCTTGGTGTATCAATTGGCAGTAGTGGTCCTGTCGGTGGCGCCCTCTGGGCGGAGACCTATGGCACCGCTCGCCTGGGAACCATACGCTCAATGGTCGCATCATTTGGGGTCTGGTCTACATCGCTCTCGCCGTTTCTGTTTGGCCTATTGATCGACGCCGGCGTAACACTAACCGAGTTAGCAGCAGCTTTGGCGGCGTATGTGCTTTTGGCTTGTATTATGGCTTCGCGTTCCTATCGCGTATCTGCGACGGCGTTAACACGTTAA
- the rsgA gene encoding small ribosomal subunit biogenesis GTPase RsgA, producing MAKRKLTQQQSRRIAKQQKALRQTTELENVLPGLVISRYGKQADVETASGELYRCHLRRNLGDLVTGDRVALQLEDEGAVIVSVEPAQNRLQRPDSYGKLKAIGANIDQMVIVIAPQPEAHPNLIDRYLAVAENLDVQPLLLVNKSDLIDASSQETLSEIAQLYSSLQYPILHVSAKADTGMKTLEAQLANRTSIFVGQSGVGKSSLLQNLLPDEDLKIGDLSELVGKGKHTTTYARLYHFRSGGNCIDSPGIREFGLWHFDKTQLLNGFVELRQYAGYCKFSDCSHNNDPGCAIREAVDAGDIQPQRYESFLRIAATLDDVQVKHPN from the coding sequence ATGGCTAAGCGCAAACTGACTCAGCAGCAAAGCCGCCGCATCGCCAAGCAGCAAAAAGCGCTGCGCCAGACTACAGAGCTGGAAAATGTGCTACCGGGTTTGGTCATTTCCCGGTATGGCAAACAAGCCGACGTGGAAACCGCCTCCGGTGAGTTGTACCGTTGTCATTTGCGCCGCAATCTGGGAGATCTCGTCACCGGCGACCGCGTAGCACTCCAACTGGAAGACGAGGGTGCTGTTATTGTTTCGGTCGAGCCAGCACAAAACCGCCTACAGCGGCCAGACAGTTACGGGAAACTCAAAGCGATTGGAGCCAACATAGACCAAATGGTCATTGTTATTGCGCCGCAACCTGAAGCCCACCCCAATCTTATCGATCGTTATCTAGCGGTAGCAGAAAACCTCGATGTTCAACCGCTGTTGTTGGTCAACAAATCCGACCTCATCGATGCATCCTCGCAAGAAACGCTCTCCGAAATCGCCCAATTGTATTCCTCGCTACAGTACCCAATATTACACGTATCAGCCAAAGCAGATACAGGGATGAAAACACTGGAAGCGCAACTGGCGAACCGCACCAGCATTTTTGTAGGCCAGTCCGGCGTCGGCAAGTCATCCCTTTTGCAAAACCTGTTGCCAGACGAAGATCTTAAAATCGGCGACCTTTCCGAATTGGTTGGCAAAGGCAAACACACCACGACCTACGCTCGTTTGTACCACTTTCGTTCTGGCGGAAATTGCATAGATTCTCCAGGCATACGCGAATTCGGTCTGTGGCACTTCGACAAAACACAACTGCTGAATGGCTTTGTGGAGCTGCGCCAATACGCCGGTTACTGTAAATTTAGCGACTGCAGCCATAACAACGATCCCGGCTGCGCTATCCGCGAAGCCGTCGACGCTGGTGATATACAGCCCCAACGTTACGAGAGCTTTCTGCGGATTGCTGCCACACTGGATGATGTGCAGGTTAAGCATCCAAACTGA